One Megalops cyprinoides isolate fMegCyp1 chromosome 4, fMegCyp1.pri, whole genome shotgun sequence genomic window carries:
- the LOC118777060 gene encoding DNA polymerase epsilon subunit 3-like, whose product MAERPEDLNLPNAVITRIIKEALPEGVNVSKEARRAISQAASVFVLYATSCANNFAMKAKRKTLNAGDVLAAMEEMEFERFLQPLREALEAYKKGQKGKKEASEQKRKDKEKKTDAEENEEEEEERMEEEQEGENEAEEEEGENQALVCRSSGN is encoded by the exons atggcAGAGAGACCTGAAGACCTGAATCTTCCCAACGCTGTCATTACGCGGATCATCAAGGAGGCG CTGCCAGAGGGAGTGAATGTATCCAAAGAAGCAAGGAGGGCCATATCTCAGGCTGCCAGCGTGTTCGTCCTATACGCTACATCATG TGCAAACAACTTTGCCATGAAGGCCAAGAGGAAGACGCTGAATGCAGGGGATGTGTTGGCAGCCATGGAGGAGATGGAGTTCGAGCGCTTCCTGCAGCCGCTGAGAGAGGCCTTGGAGG ctTACAAGAAGGGGCAGAAGGGAAAGAAGGAGGCGTCTGAGCAGAAAcgcaaagacaaagaaaagaaaacagatgcagaagagaatgaagaggaagaggaggagcgcatggaggaagagcaggaaggagagaacgaggcagaggaggaggagggagaaaaccAAGCGCTGGTGTGCCGCTCCTCAGGAAATTGA